A part of Vigna radiata var. radiata cultivar VC1973A chromosome 11, Vradiata_ver6, whole genome shotgun sequence genomic DNA contains:
- the LOC106777584 gene encoding probable ran guanine nucleotide release factor gives MPQDITYQHPLFGGKISCTFPNRFQDVSDIREVPDHQEVFADPNRDESLIIELLEFRHDVADNESAVWFLHDLASEQDAEGTLVVEQSGVLEAPGLTYYNTPAVVTTAVGQMAISKGRQGREAQNIVKVYLANLRLKEVDTDVLITAYEPIVINPLSESADTVGAGVAVPAAQVGCTPMDEVFKLAVTSFRVLDWSLF, from the exons ATGCCACAAGATATTACTTACCAACACCCTTTGTTTGGTGGCAAAATATCTTGCACGTTCCCCAACAGGTTCCAG GATGTCAGCGACATTCGAGAAGTCCCTGATCATCAG GAAGTGTTCGCCGACCCGAACCGAGACGAAAGCTTGATCATCGAGCTTTTAGAATTCAGGCATGACGTTGCTGATAATGAGAGTGCTGTATGGTTTCTTCACGACCTTGCTAGTGAACAGGATGCTGAAGGAACTCTG GTTGTTGAGCAGTCAGGAGTTCTGGAAGCACCAGGTTTGACGTACTACAATACTCCTGCAGTTGTAACAACTGCAGTGGGTCAGATG GCAATTTCCAAAGGTCGGCAAGGAAGGGAAGCCCAAAATATTGTGAAA GTTTATTTGGCAAATTTGCGTCTTAAAGAAGTTGATACCGACGTTCTAATCACTGCATACGAGCCAATTGTTATAAA TCCTTTGAGCGAAAGCGCAGACACAGTTGGTGCTGGTGTAGCCGTTCCAGCTGCTCAAGTTGGATGTACGCCCATGGATGAGGTCTTTAAGCTGGCTGTTACAAGCTTCAGGGTTCTTGACTGGAGTCTTTTTTGA